One Candidatus Paceibacterota bacterium genomic window carries:
- a CDS encoding glycoside hydrolase family 15 protein, whose translation MSRSLVLGNGTILVCMDAAGQVRDFYFPYVGHENHIASGDALSVGVWVDNELTWIGDEGWHVKVDYEKETLTSNIVASNDRLKINVYFRDVVYNEDNVLIRHVTVENLGHKRDVRVFFNQQFTISATSHADTAYYNPNEKAVVHYKGRRVFLISGRANGESFQDYTVGLFGVEGKEGTWRDAEDGELAKNPIEHGSVDSTLGFHLTLKKGESTEITYWVLVGETYKETKHLHEMVARKTAKHILKSAPDFWRAWVNKRNFTFSGLSSDVVDLFKKSLLILRTHCDDRGGILASGDGASGMYGKDTYGYVWPRDGAFIALALDHAGYDDVAHRFVEFTHDVLTEKGYILHKYQPDRSLGSSWHPWIQEGVEQLAIQEDETALLLVMFWEHYKLNKDLEYLEVVYNSYVKRMADFLVSYRDEKTGLPKPSYDLWEEKNGVSTFTCASVFGALNAACQFATLLGKNDDAKLYQETAVTVREGILTHLYDSEAGYFVKLLNINNDKIEYDKTVDASSFYGIFRFNILPPDDERLQRTFQLTRKELSDPIPTGGVARYKGDTYFTVDHQLPGNAWFVTTLWFVQYTILKAKTIDDLSGINEELEWVAQHALASGVLSEQIDPHTGEQVSIAPLAWSHAEYVYTVINYMEKLEELGGSEATAPIEDVI comes from the coding sequence ATGTCACGCTCATTAGTTCTTGGTAACGGTACAATATTAGTTTGCATGGACGCAGCCGGTCAGGTGCGTGATTTTTACTTCCCGTATGTTGGGCACGAAAATCATATTGCATCTGGTGACGCGTTGAGCGTGGGTGTGTGGGTTGATAATGAGCTGACCTGGATAGGCGATGAGGGGTGGCACGTAAAGGTTGATTACGAAAAAGAGACTTTGACCTCGAATATTGTAGCGTCTAATGACCGCCTTAAGATCAATGTATATTTCCGCGATGTGGTATATAACGAAGACAACGTTCTTATTCGACACGTCACAGTGGAAAACCTGGGGCACAAACGTGATGTTCGTGTATTTTTTAATCAGCAATTCACTATCAGCGCAACATCGCATGCAGATACGGCATACTATAACCCTAATGAAAAAGCAGTCGTTCACTATAAAGGGCGTCGAGTATTTTTGATAAGCGGACGGGCAAATGGTGAGTCGTTTCAGGATTACACGGTCGGTTTATTCGGTGTAGAAGGGAAAGAGGGGACATGGCGTGATGCAGAAGATGGAGAGCTAGCAAAAAATCCTATTGAACACGGATCAGTGGATTCAACGCTCGGATTTCATCTTACGTTGAAAAAAGGCGAGTCAACAGAGATCACCTATTGGGTGTTGGTCGGGGAGACATACAAGGAAACAAAACACCTTCATGAGATGGTCGCTCGTAAAACAGCGAAGCATATTCTCAAGAGCGCTCCTGATTTCTGGCGGGCCTGGGTCAATAAACGTAATTTTACATTCTCCGGGTTGAGCAGTGACGTTGTCGATCTATTTAAAAAATCGCTATTGATATTGCGTACACATTGTGACGATCGCGGTGGCATACTGGCTTCCGGAGACGGCGCGAGCGGTATGTACGGCAAGGATACGTATGGGTATGTTTGGCCCCGTGACGGTGCTTTTATTGCGCTCGCGCTTGATCATGCCGGGTACGACGATGTTGCTCATCGTTTTGTTGAATTCACGCACGATGTACTGACAGAGAAAGGATATATTTTGCATAAATATCAACCGGACCGATCGCTTGGAAGTTCGTGGCATCCGTGGATCCAGGAAGGTGTTGAGCAGTTGGCGATTCAGGAAGACGAGACCGCTTTGCTCCTCGTCATGTTCTGGGAGCACTATAAACTCAATAAAGATCTTGAGTATTTGGAGGTAGTGTATAACTCATACGTGAAGCGTATGGCGGATTTTCTTGTTTCGTATCGGGACGAGAAAACCGGCCTGCCGAAGCCGAGTTATGATCTGTGGGAGGAAAAAAACGGTGTTTCTACATTTACGTGTGCCAGTGTCTTTGGAGCGCTGAACGCAGCCTGCCAATTCGCAACACTTCTTGGAAAAAATGATGACGCGAAGCTCTATCAAGAAACAGCGGTCACTGTACGTGAGGGTATTTTGACTCATCTGTACGATAGTGAGGCAGGGTATTTTGTAAAGTTGTTGAATATAAATAATGACAAGATCGAATATGATAAAACAGTAGATGCGAGTAGTTTTTACGGGATATTTCGATTTAATATTCTGCCACCGGACGATGAGAGACTGCAACGTACGTTTCAGCTCACCCGAAAGGAACTTTCAGATCCGATCCCGACCGGCGGAGTGGCTCGTTACAAAGGAGATACATACTTCACGGTCGATCATCAATTACCTGGTAATGCCTGGTTTGTGACAACGTTGTGGTTCGTGCAGTATACGATCTTGAAAGCAAAGACGATCGATGATCTTTCGGGCATTAATGAGGAGCTTGAGTGGGTCGCTCAGCACGCGCTAGCTTCCGGGGTTCTTTCCGAGCAGATCGACCCGCACACCGGCGAACAGGTTTCGATAGCACCGCTCGCCTGGAGTCACGCAGAGTATGTCTACACCGTGATCAATTATATGGAAAAACTCGAAGAGCTTGGTGGAAGTGAGGCTACTGCTCCGATCGAAGACGTGATCTAG
- a CDS encoding phage holin family protein, translating into MYIITRWLLIALSLVVAAWIVSGVSLNGLYITLIAAALLGLVNAIIRPVLILLTLPINIVTLGLFILVINSFLFLFVASFVDGFEVDGFGSAFLGALVVSIVSFLGNRLIVAQQKPRSAVSN; encoded by the coding sequence ATGTATATCATCACTCGTTGGCTACTTATCGCGCTCTCACTCGTTGTCGCTGCTTGGATCGTCAGCGGTGTTTCTCTGAATGGGCTTTATATAACACTTATCGCGGCTGCACTTTTGGGTTTGGTGAATGCGATCATTCGACCGGTCCTTATCTTGCTTACCTTGCCGATCAATATTGTAACCCTGGGATTGTTTATCTTGGTCATCAATAGCTTCCTGTTCTTGTTTGTCGCAAGTTTTGTTGATGGATTTGAAGTTGATGGATTTGGGTCGGCATTTCTCGGGGCGCTCGTGGTTTCGATCGTGAGCTTTCTTGGAAATCGGCTTATTGTCGCCCAGCAAAAACCTCGTAGCGCAGTATCGAATTAA
- a CDS encoding MYG1 family protein — MTTIVTHSARFHTDDVYAVATLELILTKRGEGLPRVVRTRQQEKIDAADIVVDVGGVYDPEKKRFDHHQGGLEPRTNSIPYASFGLVWREYGEELAGSSAVAEAIEHKLVLSIDANDNGVDLSASVLEGIEVYTLDDLIGSFVPAYTESELDIDKQFRYVCDIAKAHLLRVIAHKRAVEVAREAVEEAYQKAADKRIIELDYPVPWKEVIAQYSEPLYMVYPIEADGKEQWYVRTVPVEKNSFDNRKDLPASWGGLEGEPFRQETGLDDAIFCHKGLFLAGAYSHESALILAQRAVEA; from the coding sequence ATGACCACCATCGTTACTCACAGCGCCCGTTTTCATACTGATGATGTGTATGCCGTTGCTACCCTCGAGCTGATCCTTACAAAGCGAGGCGAAGGGCTTCCTCGTGTTGTGCGAACTCGACAGCAGGAAAAAATAGATGCGGCCGATATTGTTGTCGATGTTGGCGGGGTATATGATCCGGAGAAAAAAAGATTTGATCATCATCAAGGCGGACTCGAACCGAGGACAAACAGTATTCCCTACGCTTCGTTCGGTCTTGTGTGGCGTGAGTACGGGGAAGAGCTTGCGGGAAGTTCTGCGGTGGCTGAGGCGATCGAACATAAACTTGTTCTCTCAATTGATGCGAATGATAACGGAGTAGATCTCTCTGCGTCAGTGCTCGAGGGCATTGAGGTCTACACGCTTGATGATCTGATCGGTTCGTTTGTGCCGGCATATACCGAAAGCGAGCTTGATATCGATAAGCAGTTTCGCTATGTGTGTGATATTGCTAAGGCGCATCTTTTACGTGTTATTGCTCACAAACGTGCGGTGGAGGTTGCACGAGAGGCGGTAGAGGAGGCTTATCAGAAAGCCGCGGACAAACGGATCATCGAGCTTGACTATCCGGTGCCGTGGAAGGAGGTAATAGCGCAGTACTCAGAGCCGCTTTACATGGTGTATCCGATCGAGGCTGACGGCAAAGAGCAGTGGTACGTACGCACTGTTCCTGTGGAGAAGAACAGTTTTGATAATCGTAAGGATCTGCCTGCAAGCTGGGGCGGATTAGAAGGTGAGCCTTTCCGGCAAGAGACTGGTTTGGACGATGCTATTTTTTGCCACAAAGGGCTTTTCTTGGCCGGGGCTTATTCGCATGAATCCGCGCTTATACTTGCTCAAAGAGCGGTAGAAGCATGA
- the obgE gene encoding GTPase ObgE gives MAFVDELTVHIKAGKGGDGVVRWLREKFRPKGGPAGGDGGDGGDVYIRAVRDLSILQGYTHTKEFRAEDGGDGGKKSLHGKNGEDLTIDLPMGAKVTNQTTGEVFQLTRADETIRILEGGKGGLGNEQFKSATNQQPQEWTPGTKGEDADFHIELELIADVGFIGLPSAGKSTLLNELTNAHSKVAAYHFTTLDPHLGEYHGYIFADIPGLIEGASGGRGLGHTFLRHIKKTALLVHCVSFENEDMVQAYKTIRNELDKYDVSLTDKPELIVLTKSDVVDEGIVSEMLAAFTKIGQQVIAVSIIDEALIKRLGDTIVEYVRDSEQVEANHPADKDDEEEDVME, from the coding sequence ATGGCATTTGTAGATGAACTCACGGTACATATAAAGGCAGGGAAAGGAGGGGACGGCGTTGTACGCTGGCTTCGGGAGAAATTCAGGCCCAAGGGCGGCCCGGCTGGCGGTGACGGCGGAGACGGCGGAGATGTGTATATTCGCGCGGTCCGTGACCTCTCTATCCTGCAGGGGTACACGCACACCAAGGAGTTTCGAGCCGAAGATGGAGGCGATGGAGGCAAAAAAAGTTTGCACGGCAAGAACGGTGAGGACCTGACCATCGATCTTCCGATGGGTGCGAAAGTAACGAACCAAACCACGGGCGAGGTTTTTCAGCTTACACGAGCTGACGAGACAATTCGTATTCTTGAGGGAGGAAAAGGTGGTCTGGGTAATGAGCAGTTCAAGTCAGCAACGAACCAACAGCCTCAAGAATGGACTCCGGGCACAAAAGGCGAAGACGCAGATTTTCATATAGAACTAGAGTTGATAGCCGACGTAGGTTTTATCGGACTGCCGAGCGCCGGCAAGTCTACGCTTCTCAATGAACTCACGAATGCGCACAGCAAAGTTGCGGCGTATCACTTCACCACGCTTGATCCGCACTTAGGGGAATACCATGGCTATATTTTTGCGGACATTCCCGGACTGATCGAAGGAGCTTCCGGCGGGCGAGGATTGGGCCATACATTTTTGCGTCATATTAAAAAGACCGCTCTCTTGGTTCACTGTGTCTCGTTTGAAAATGAGGACATGGTGCAGGCATACAAGACGATTCGCAACGAACTTGATAAGTATGACGTCTCGCTCACGGATAAACCCGAGCTGATCGTGTTGACCAAAAGCGACGTGGTAGATGAAGGGATCGTCAGCGAAATGCTGGCAGCGTTTACAAAGATCGGTCAGCAGGTGATAGCGGTTTCTATTATTGATGAAGCGCTGATCAAAAGGCTTGGTGACACGATCGTTGAGTACGTTCGTGACAGTGAACAAGTAGAGGCAAACCATCCTGCTGATAAAGACGATGAGGAAGAGGACGTCATGGAATAG
- the gatB gene encoding Asp-tRNA(Asn)/Glu-tRNA(Gln) amidotransferase subunit GatB — translation MTTYFPTIGLEIHAELNTVTKMFCNSKNDPDAEPNTNICPVCMAHPGTLPTINFEAVKHVIKVGHAVGGTIADFTEFDRKNYFYPDIPKGYQISQYEHPLVSGGALHDVELTRIHLEEDTAKSTHDQGDYSLVDFNRAGVPLMELVTEPVITSGEQAAAFAKELQLLLRYLGAGEANMEKGQMRVEANISVSADKDVFGTKVEVKNLNSFRSVEGAIACEIERHTKALESGGEEIIQETRGWDEQKQTTFSQRQKEGSADYRYFPEPDLPKIWISRVPEFQPDKITKEMPELPWERRERYATSYDLDTQTSDIFVQSLPWAAYFEAVIKEIGEDPKQQKLAVNYITSDFIGLMKKDENVPYFAEVDPARFIDPIHFAKVIEMAAEQKLSSRGAKDLLATLYREGGDPEEIAEKEGLLQKSNEGDLAQIVSDVVVENPDEAESYKQGNEKVLQFLVGQGMKKSKGSANPQVLKELFEKELAA, via the coding sequence ATGACCACATATTTTCCGACAATTGGACTAGAGATACACGCGGAATTGAATACGGTGACCAAGATGTTCTGTAACTCCAAGAATGATCCCGACGCAGAACCAAACACCAACATCTGTCCGGTTTGCATGGCGCATCCCGGTACACTGCCCACGATCAATTTTGAGGCGGTTAAGCATGTGATCAAAGTCGGTCATGCTGTAGGCGGTACGATCGCTGATTTTACAGAGTTCGATCGAAAGAATTATTTTTATCCGGATATTCCTAAGGGATATCAGATAAGTCAGTACGAGCATCCGTTGGTTTCGGGTGGCGCGCTACACGATGTTGAGCTTACGCGTATACACCTTGAAGAGGACACGGCAAAATCTACTCACGATCAAGGTGATTACAGTCTCGTTGACTTTAACCGAGCAGGGGTGCCGTTGATGGAGCTTGTGACCGAACCGGTTATTACAAGCGGTGAGCAAGCTGCCGCGTTTGCGAAAGAACTTCAGCTGCTTCTGCGGTATCTTGGGGCAGGTGAGGCTAATATGGAGAAGGGGCAGATGCGCGTCGAGGCGAATATTTCAGTAAGTGCGGATAAAGATGTTTTTGGTACAAAAGTAGAAGTTAAAAACCTGAATTCGTTTCGGTCAGTTGAAGGAGCTATCGCGTGCGAGATAGAACGACACACAAAGGCACTTGAGAGCGGTGGTGAAGAGATCATTCAGGAAACACGTGGCTGGGATGAGCAAAAACAGACCACATTCTCACAGCGACAGAAAGAAGGATCAGCAGACTATAGGTACTTTCCGGAACCGGACTTGCCGAAGATCTGGATCTCGCGCGTGCCGGAATTTCAGCCGGATAAGATCACGAAGGAAATGCCCGAGTTGCCATGGGAGCGACGAGAGCGCTACGCAACGAGTTATGATCTCGATACGCAGACGAGCGATATATTTGTGCAGTCACTGCCGTGGGCAGCTTACTTTGAAGCGGTCATAAAAGAGATCGGTGAGGACCCAAAACAACAAAAACTGGCGGTGAACTATATCACTTCAGATTTCATTGGCTTGATGAAAAAGGACGAGAACGTGCCGTACTTTGCTGAAGTTGACCCGGCGCGTTTTATCGATCCGATACATTTCGCTAAGGTTATAGAGATGGCGGCCGAACAGAAGCTCTCTTCACGTGGGGCAAAAGACCTGCTTGCTACGCTGTATCGAGAGGGCGGTGATCCTGAGGAGATAGCTGAAAAGGAAGGACTGCTTCAGAAAAGCAACGAAGGAGACCTTGCGCAGATAGTGAGTGATGTAGTTGTCGAGAATCCGGACGAAGCAGAGTCGTATAAGCAAGGAAATGAGAAAGTGCTTCAGTTTTTGGTCGGGCAGGGGATGAAGAAGAGTAAAGGTTCGGCGAACCCGCAGGTTTTAAAGGAATTGTTTGAGAAGGAGTTGGCAGCCTAA
- a CDS encoding tetratricopeptide repeat protein — translation MVRIPLLSRLIDSSAARTEPSPHAGQALTLVSRGILIGLIFLLPLFFVPSALVTFPFSKILLGEVFVILAFILYLITVLRRGEFSYPRHIALLAIPTVVVAYLLASLFSSTPAHSLFGYGFEPTAFSFILVLFLLLFLVVQLFQTKEHIFYAYLAFFGAFILLGVFHLLRFIGGPDLLSFGIFPSMASNTIGSWNDLTAFFAVGTLLSLVTLEELRLRTAFRSVIYVVFGVSLVFLIIGNSAVVWYVLGSISLLYLIYAFLMRDSSVESETDSTGPRVSVNALIVLIISVLFVLVGGSIGDSVSQYLGISTFDVRPSWTATFNVARSTLSDSPIVGAGPNHFSYEWNNFKPDGVNETQYWNTEFNYGVGLVPTFLVTTGLLGALAWIFFLGTIGYLTIRTLFRVNLAPLNRYLTLSSGAVTIFLWSMAIVSVPGTVMIAITFVFTGLFLGSVVGNGVVDKHLLKFSAYPRAGFVAVLVLVLLLLSSVVFGYVLGQKTVASVFFQRSSLAAGEGELENSDQLMRQAIQLDENDIYYRSLSRINIAQANTLVAEAGNDGFSNQQEAEFTQNFQDAIVAGEIATQVKPIDAQNWSALSGIFHQAVQYGIDGAYDRADQALAEAIERNPKSPALRLQRARLEIANEDLQAARTYIAEARELKSNYTEAIFLLAQIEASEGNIAEAIAQTEQVANLAPRDAGLLFQLGLLYYQDENYSGAVQALERATELVEGYANAQYFLGLSQYRLGDTEEAIALFEELIETNPDNSDLQQILTNMRNNFPLFEGVSDPISDQVDSDAELPVEETSPEEGTSEANISEDEVVEGADAEGGTDEE, via the coding sequence ATGGTACGTATTCCTTTACTTTCTCGATTGATCGATTCTTCAGCCGCTCGAACTGAGCCCTCACCGCACGCAGGGCAAGCACTAACCCTGGTATCTCGTGGTATTCTGATCGGACTTATATTCCTTCTGCCGTTGTTTTTTGTACCTTCCGCGTTGGTAACATTCCCTTTCTCAAAAATATTATTGGGTGAGGTGTTCGTCATTCTTGCTTTCATTCTCTATCTGATCACGGTTTTGCGGCGCGGTGAGTTCTCGTACCCTCGACACATCGCTCTGCTGGCTATTCCGACAGTAGTTGTTGCGTACTTGCTTGCATCCCTCTTCAGTAGTACGCCTGCTCACTCATTGTTCGGGTATGGGTTTGAGCCGACAGCGTTTAGCTTTATTCTGGTGCTATTCCTGCTTCTGTTCCTTGTCGTTCAGTTGTTCCAAACAAAAGAACATATTTTTTACGCATATCTTGCGTTCTTCGGCGCCTTCATTCTTCTAGGCGTTTTTCACCTACTTCGTTTTATTGGCGGCCCGGATCTTTTGTCGTTCGGAATTTTCCCTTCAATGGCGTCAAACACTATTGGTAGTTGGAATGATCTCACAGCCTTTTTTGCGGTGGGTACTTTGCTGTCACTCGTTACGCTTGAGGAGCTTCGCCTTCGAACTGCGTTTAGGAGCGTGATCTACGTTGTTTTCGGTGTTTCTCTCGTGTTCCTCATTATAGGTAATTCTGCTGTCGTCTGGTACGTTCTCGGCTCGATCTCGCTGCTTTATCTGATCTATGCATTTTTGATGCGAGACAGTTCAGTAGAAAGCGAGACGGACTCGACCGGACCACGTGTTAGCGTGAACGCATTGATCGTATTGATCATTTCGGTCCTATTCGTGCTTGTTGGAGGATCGATCGGCGACAGCGTGTCACAGTACTTGGGCATTTCAACATTTGATGTTCGTCCGTCATGGACAGCAACATTTAATGTTGCCCGAAGCACGCTTTCCGATTCTCCGATCGTTGGAGCGGGTCCTAACCACTTCTCATATGAGTGGAATAATTTCAAGCCTGATGGTGTAAACGAAACACAGTATTGGAACACCGAGTTCAACTACGGTGTTGGTCTTGTTCCGACATTTCTTGTGACCACAGGCCTTCTGGGTGCGCTCGCTTGGATATTCTTCTTGGGCACAATCGGCTATCTCACAATTCGCACGCTCTTCCGTGTTAATTTGGCTCCGCTGAACAGGTACCTTACTCTTTCGTCCGGCGCTGTTACCATCTTTCTCTGGTCCATGGCGATCGTGTCGGTTCCGGGTACGGTGATGATCGCCATAACATTTGTGTTTACAGGTCTTTTCCTTGGATCTGTAGTTGGCAATGGAGTTGTAGATAAACATCTTCTTAAATTCTCAGCTTATCCGCGAGCCGGATTTGTTGCAGTCCTTGTTCTCGTATTACTGTTACTGTCCTCGGTCGTGTTCGGGTATGTTCTCGGTCAGAAAACTGTTGCATCAGTATTCTTCCAACGCAGCTCCCTCGCTGCCGGTGAAGGAGAGCTTGAAAACTCAGATCAACTCATGAGACAGGCTATTCAGTTAGATGAGAACGACATATACTACCGTAGTCTCTCTCGCATCAATATTGCACAAGCAAATACGCTTGTGGCTGAGGCTGGAAATGATGGATTTTCAAATCAGCAGGAAGCTGAGTTTACGCAAAACTTCCAGGACGCCATCGTTGCAGGTGAGATCGCGACTCAAGTGAAGCCGATTGACGCACAGAATTGGTCAGCACTCAGTGGGATCTTTCACCAAGCTGTTCAGTACGGTATCGACGGCGCTTATGATCGGGCAGATCAAGCTCTTGCAGAAGCGATCGAACGAAATCCAAAGAGTCCGGCCCTTCGGCTTCAGCGCGCTCGTCTTGAGATAGCGAATGAGGATCTTCAGGCCGCTCGAACATATATCGCGGAAGCACGAGAGTTAAAATCAAACTACACAGAAGCGATCTTCCTTCTTGCTCAGATCGAAGCGTCCGAGGGTAATATCGCAGAGGCTATCGCACAGACTGAGCAGGTAGCGAACCTGGCACCACGTGACGCAGGATTACTCTTCCAGCTTGGATTACTCTATTACCAGGACGAGAATTATTCAGGTGCCGTACAGGCTCTTGAACGAGCAACGGAGCTTGTAGAGGGATACGCAAACGCTCAATACTTCCTGGGGCTCAGTCAGTACCGCCTAGGAGATACCGAAGAAGCGATCGCACTGTTTGAGGAGCTTATAGAAACAAATCCAGACAATAGCGACCTACAGCAGATCCTTACGAACATGCGAAATAATTTCCCACTCTTTGAGGGTGTAAGTGATCCTATCAGCGATCAGGTAGATAGTGATGCAGAACTCCCGGTAGAGGAGACTTCTCCTGAAGAGGGTACAAGCGAAGCGAACATTAGCGAAGACGAGGTTGTCGAGGGTGCTGATGCCGAAGGGGGGACAGATGAAGAGTAG